A genome region from Carassius carassius chromosome 23, fCarCar2.1, whole genome shotgun sequence includes the following:
- the LOC132101204 gene encoding CMP-N-acetylneuraminate-beta-galactosamide-alpha-2,3-sialyltransferase 4-like isoform X1, giving the protein MTLKAAKTWILRLLPVVLFFICYYCSQFYFESYGRSGKSPQPTVSLCHNFHLQRKWESLKLNVSRKTELFLKLEDFFWREHLSSEALPYGIKGSELLLLKVLAVTSSYTMPANIESSLDCRTCAVIGNGFSIKNSSLGEIINKYDVVIRLNDAPVRGYEEDVGNKTTLRLFYPESASSNPGTHNDPDTLLVLVPFKQQDLRWLKEILYDEKRVRKGFWKPPPQIWLGRASQIRVLDPYFLRLTASKLLQIPLQPRRQQKPVHPTTGILAVFVALNYCDVVHVAGFGYPESRNQKQPIHYYGKDTMKSMKNSYHDLNQEALVLKRLEGQGAIIYLHPHS; this is encoded by the exons CATGGATTTTAAGACTTCTCCCAGTAGTGCTCTTCTTCATCTGTTACTATTGCTCCCAGTTCTACTTTGAGAG CTATGGACGCAGCGGAAAGTCCCCTCAGCCCACTGTTTCtctatgtcacaactttcacttgCAGAGGAAATGGGAGAGTCTCAAATTAAA CGTGAGCCGAAAGACTGAGCTCTTTCTAAAGCTGGAGGATTTCTTCTGGCGGGAACATCTGTCATCTGAAGCTCTGCCCTACGGTATTAAAGGCAGCG AGCTCCTGCTTCTGAAGGTCTTGGCAGTGACTTCCAGCTACACAATGCCAGCAAACATTGAGAG CAGCTTAGACTGCAGGACGTGTGCAGTCATTGGAAACGGCTTTTCCATAAAAAACAGTTCACTGGGGGAGATCATTAACAAATACGACGTGGTGATCAG GCTGAATGATGCGCCGGTGAGAGGCTACGAGGAGGACGTGGGGAACAAGACCACGCTACGTCTGTTTTATCCTGAATCTGCCTCCTCTAATCCTGGTACCCACAATGACCCAGACACCCTGCTGGTCCTGGTTCCTTTCAAGCAGCAGGACCTCCGCTGGCTCAAAGAGATCCTGTATGATGAGAAGAGG GTCCGAAAGGGTTTCTGGAAGCCTCCGCCCCAGATCTGGCTCGGCCGGGCCAGTCAGATCCGTGTTCTGGACCCATATTTCCTTCGCCTGACAGCCAGCAAGCTGCTTCAGATTCCCCTGCAACCGCGCAGACAACAG AAACCTGTCCACCCTACCACTGGCATTCTGGCTGTGTTTGTGGCTCTAAACTACTGTGACGTTGTGCACGTGGCTGGATTCGGATACCCAGAGTCCAGGAACCAGAAACAGCCCATACACTATTACGGAAAGGACACAATGAAATCCATGAAG AATTCCTACCATGATCTCAATCAAGAGGCTCTCGTGCTTAAGAGACTGGAAGGACAGGGAGCTATTATATATCTTCATCCTCATTCCTGA
- the LOC132101204 gene encoding CMP-N-acetylneuraminate-beta-galactosamide-alpha-2,3-sialyltransferase 4-like isoform X3, translating into MTLKAAKTWILRLLPVVLFFICYYCSQFYFESYGRSGKSPQPTVSLCHNFHLQRKWESLKLNVSRKTELFLKLEDFFWREHLSSEALPYGIKGSELLLLKVLAVTSSYTMPANIERLNDAPVRGYEEDVGNKTTLRLFYPESASSNPGTHNDPDTLLVLVPFKQQDLRWLKEILYDEKRVRKGFWKPPPQIWLGRASQIRVLDPYFLRLTASKLLQIPLQPRRQQKPVHPTTGILAVFVALNYCDVVHVAGFGYPESRNQKQPIHYYGKDTMKSMKNSYHDLNQEALVLKRLEGQGAIIYLHPHS; encoded by the exons CATGGATTTTAAGACTTCTCCCAGTAGTGCTCTTCTTCATCTGTTACTATTGCTCCCAGTTCTACTTTGAGAG CTATGGACGCAGCGGAAAGTCCCCTCAGCCCACTGTTTCtctatgtcacaactttcacttgCAGAGGAAATGGGAGAGTCTCAAATTAAA CGTGAGCCGAAAGACTGAGCTCTTTCTAAAGCTGGAGGATTTCTTCTGGCGGGAACATCTGTCATCTGAAGCTCTGCCCTACGGTATTAAAGGCAGCG AGCTCCTGCTTCTGAAGGTCTTGGCAGTGACTTCCAGCTACACAATGCCAGCAAACATTGAGAG GCTGAATGATGCGCCGGTGAGAGGCTACGAGGAGGACGTGGGGAACAAGACCACGCTACGTCTGTTTTATCCTGAATCTGCCTCCTCTAATCCTGGTACCCACAATGACCCAGACACCCTGCTGGTCCTGGTTCCTTTCAAGCAGCAGGACCTCCGCTGGCTCAAAGAGATCCTGTATGATGAGAAGAGG GTCCGAAAGGGTTTCTGGAAGCCTCCGCCCCAGATCTGGCTCGGCCGGGCCAGTCAGATCCGTGTTCTGGACCCATATTTCCTTCGCCTGACAGCCAGCAAGCTGCTTCAGATTCCCCTGCAACCGCGCAGACAACAG AAACCTGTCCACCCTACCACTGGCATTCTGGCTGTGTTTGTGGCTCTAAACTACTGTGACGTTGTGCACGTGGCTGGATTCGGATACCCAGAGTCCAGGAACCAGAAACAGCCCATACACTATTACGGAAAGGACACAATGAAATCCATGAAG AATTCCTACCATGATCTCAATCAAGAGGCTCTCGTGCTTAAGAGACTGGAAGGACAGGGAGCTATTATATATCTTCATCCTCATTCCTGA
- the LOC132101204 gene encoding CMP-N-acetylneuraminate-beta-galactosamide-alpha-2,3-sialyltransferase 4-like isoform X2: protein MTLKAAKTWILRLLPVVLFFICYYCSQFYFESYGRSGKSPQPTVSLCHNFHLQRKWESLKLNVSRKTELFLKLEDFFWREHLSSEALPYGIKGSELLLLKVLAVTSSYTMPANIESLDCRTCAVIGNGFSIKNSSLGEIINKYDVVIRLNDAPVRGYEEDVGNKTTLRLFYPESASSNPGTHNDPDTLLVLVPFKQQDLRWLKEILYDEKRVRKGFWKPPPQIWLGRASQIRVLDPYFLRLTASKLLQIPLQPRRQQKPVHPTTGILAVFVALNYCDVVHVAGFGYPESRNQKQPIHYYGKDTMKSMKNSYHDLNQEALVLKRLEGQGAIIYLHPHS, encoded by the exons CATGGATTTTAAGACTTCTCCCAGTAGTGCTCTTCTTCATCTGTTACTATTGCTCCCAGTTCTACTTTGAGAG CTATGGACGCAGCGGAAAGTCCCCTCAGCCCACTGTTTCtctatgtcacaactttcacttgCAGAGGAAATGGGAGAGTCTCAAATTAAA CGTGAGCCGAAAGACTGAGCTCTTTCTAAAGCTGGAGGATTTCTTCTGGCGGGAACATCTGTCATCTGAAGCTCTGCCCTACGGTATTAAAGGCAGCG AGCTCCTGCTTCTGAAGGTCTTGGCAGTGACTTCCAGCTACACAATGCCAGCAAACATTGAGAG CTTAGACTGCAGGACGTGTGCAGTCATTGGAAACGGCTTTTCCATAAAAAACAGTTCACTGGGGGAGATCATTAACAAATACGACGTGGTGATCAG GCTGAATGATGCGCCGGTGAGAGGCTACGAGGAGGACGTGGGGAACAAGACCACGCTACGTCTGTTTTATCCTGAATCTGCCTCCTCTAATCCTGGTACCCACAATGACCCAGACACCCTGCTGGTCCTGGTTCCTTTCAAGCAGCAGGACCTCCGCTGGCTCAAAGAGATCCTGTATGATGAGAAGAGG GTCCGAAAGGGTTTCTGGAAGCCTCCGCCCCAGATCTGGCTCGGCCGGGCCAGTCAGATCCGTGTTCTGGACCCATATTTCCTTCGCCTGACAGCCAGCAAGCTGCTTCAGATTCCCCTGCAACCGCGCAGACAACAG AAACCTGTCCACCCTACCACTGGCATTCTGGCTGTGTTTGTGGCTCTAAACTACTGTGACGTTGTGCACGTGGCTGGATTCGGATACCCAGAGTCCAGGAACCAGAAACAGCCCATACACTATTACGGAAAGGACACAATGAAATCCATGAAG AATTCCTACCATGATCTCAATCAAGAGGCTCTCGTGCTTAAGAGACTGGAAGGACAGGGAGCTATTATATATCTTCATCCTCATTCCTGA